A window from Opitutia bacterium ISCC 52 encodes these proteins:
- a CDS encoding tripartite tricarboxylate transporter substrate binding protein has product MPLSSLKLILHACILTLIAVLMYLSLSSSGNDQSSYPNKPIQVVVPYDPGGGTDTFARIIQKGIKDNDLMPQPLVVVNKPGGGTTIGSGYVKDARTDGYTMLCLHEAIITAYVTGQSPHGPDAFEPVGATGEVIQVILVSEDSPFQTIEQFMAEAKAKPETIKLGVTMSMPTHFTGLMLESSAPDTRFRFVSSGGGAARLASLMGGHVDASFFSVSEYIRFKSNGLRPLAVFGPTRHNGVPEVPTAIESGFNVSNSNLQYWWFPKGTDPEIVDYLSNVLDQAMKTDYVRERLAELSILPQIIVGDELRERIETRMKSFADMTIVERVILPNVVAWTFGAILVFGVGVLMNHRRSRKSLATQETNLHLRFDLVWKSLLLVFGYVLLMAMGWLSFIWATLLFVFMGCFVLVDFKKDKLLIVVELSLLMSFGVHLVFTQIFMVSLP; this is encoded by the coding sequence ATGCCTCTTTCTTCTCTGAAACTGATTCTTCATGCCTGCATTCTGACACTGATTGCAGTCCTCATGTACCTGAGTCTTTCCAGTTCTGGGAACGATCAATCAAGCTATCCCAATAAACCCATTCAAGTGGTGGTGCCCTACGACCCAGGCGGAGGCACGGACACGTTTGCTCGGATCATTCAGAAAGGCATCAAGGATAACGATCTTATGCCTCAGCCACTCGTGGTGGTCAACAAGCCGGGTGGAGGCACGACCATCGGCAGCGGTTATGTGAAAGACGCCCGAACGGATGGTTACACGATGCTTTGTTTGCACGAAGCTATAATCACCGCGTATGTCACCGGGCAATCCCCGCATGGACCGGATGCCTTTGAGCCCGTTGGAGCCACGGGAGAAGTAATCCAGGTTATTTTAGTTTCCGAGGATTCCCCTTTTCAAACGATTGAGCAGTTTATGGCAGAAGCGAAAGCGAAGCCAGAGACGATCAAGCTCGGAGTTACCATGAGTATGCCTACGCACTTTACCGGCTTAATGCTCGAAAGTTCTGCTCCCGATACACGGTTCCGGTTTGTTTCTTCTGGAGGGGGTGCTGCTCGCTTGGCATCCTTAATGGGGGGGCACGTCGATGCTTCCTTCTTTTCCGTGTCAGAATATATTCGTTTTAAATCCAATGGGCTGAGACCGCTTGCCGTGTTTGGTCCCACAAGGCACAATGGAGTTCCGGAAGTCCCGACCGCCATCGAGTCAGGATTCAATGTCAGTAACAGCAATCTTCAATACTGGTGGTTCCCTAAAGGAACAGATCCGGAGATTGTGGATTATTTATCCAACGTCCTGGATCAAGCCATGAAGACCGACTACGTGCGCGAGCGATTAGCCGAGCTGAGTATATTGCCACAGATTATAGTCGGGGATGAGTTGCGGGAGCGGATCGAGACCCGTATGAAATCGTTTGCCGATATGACCATTGTGGAGCGGGTAATACTTCCCAATGTGGTCGCTTGGACCTTTGGAGCGATACTCGTGTTCGGTGTTGGTGTTTTGATGAATCATAGGCGGTCGCGAAAGAGCTTGGCCACCCAGGAAACAAACCTGCACTTGCGTTTTGACCTCGTCTGGAAATCGCTGCTTTTGGTGTTTGGTTATGTGCTCTTGATGGCCATGGGATGGTTGTCGTTTATCTGGGCAACCCTGCTGTTTGTATTCATGGGCTGTTTTGTGTTGGTCGATTTTAAGAAAGACAAACTACTTATTGTAGTGGAGTTATCGTTACTCATGTCCTTCGGAGTGCACCTGGTCTTTACTCAAATCTTTATGGTTTCGCTACCTTGA
- a CDS encoding tripartite tricarboxylate transporter permease: MESAIAYIFSIQGILLVVCGTILGITVGAVPGLTGAMLISLTLPLTFSMDPVAAFILLISMYVGAVSGGLITATLLRMPGTPASIMTTLDGYPMAKGGKPGRALGLGITASFVGGLVSWVFLISLSAPIARYSTKLGPFDFFSLVLMALVLIASVGGKSMSRSFFSAACGVFASLPGVDKATGALRLTFGFEELNGGLKLLPVLIGMFAISQIISDISRINEKIEVIPVKKRGDMLFKLRDWKNQAVNMIRSSMIGTWIGILPGIGANIGSVTAYSAAKSFADPEEKEKFGKGSEVAVVAAESANNASIGGALIPLISLGIPGSVIDAILLGALLVHGLQPGPLLFQQNPTMVYTIMGTLFVANVFMFFFMIFAVKYLARLATIPRGLLMPVILVFCIIGSFALATRMFDVWTMLLFGLLGFAFERLQVPLAPFVIGFVLAPVAEENLLTGLMASNGSYLPLITRPVSLVFVIISVSLLLVPMYKRFRPKIENKSHN, encoded by the coding sequence ATGGAATCAGCCATAGCATACATCTTCAGCATTCAAGGAATACTCTTAGTCGTTTGTGGGACTATCCTCGGGATTACGGTGGGTGCCGTACCCGGGTTGACGGGGGCGATGCTGATTTCGCTTACCTTACCGCTCACTTTCAGCATGGATCCCGTGGCGGCCTTTATTCTTTTGATATCCATGTACGTGGGTGCTGTGAGTGGTGGATTGATAACAGCCACTTTGCTCCGCATGCCAGGTACGCCGGCCTCCATCATGACAACGTTGGATGGTTACCCCATGGCAAAGGGTGGAAAGCCGGGTCGGGCACTCGGCTTGGGGATTACCGCCTCCTTTGTTGGTGGACTGGTTTCTTGGGTATTTCTCATTTCCTTGTCCGCGCCTATCGCTCGTTACTCGACCAAACTGGGTCCCTTCGATTTCTTTTCATTGGTCCTGATGGCTCTGGTGCTCATCGCTTCGGTTGGTGGCAAATCAATGAGCCGTTCCTTTTTCTCGGCGGCCTGTGGAGTCTTTGCATCGCTTCCCGGTGTGGATAAGGCGACCGGGGCCTTAAGGCTCACCTTTGGATTTGAAGAATTGAATGGGGGGCTAAAGCTTCTGCCGGTTTTAATTGGTATGTTCGCCATCAGTCAGATCATTTCGGATATCAGTAGAATCAACGAAAAGATCGAAGTCATCCCGGTAAAGAAACGAGGAGACATGCTCTTCAAATTGCGGGACTGGAAGAATCAGGCGGTTAATATGATACGCTCTTCGATGATCGGGACCTGGATAGGTATCCTTCCTGGCATTGGTGCCAATATTGGTTCAGTGACCGCTTACAGTGCTGCCAAGTCCTTCGCCGATCCTGAAGAAAAGGAGAAGTTTGGAAAAGGATCGGAGGTGGCCGTGGTTGCCGCCGAATCTGCGAATAATGCAAGCATTGGGGGCGCGCTTATTCCCCTTATTTCGTTGGGTATCCCTGGGAGTGTCATTGATGCCATTCTCTTGGGAGCGCTGCTCGTTCATGGTCTTCAGCCGGGCCCACTTCTCTTTCAGCAAAACCCAACCATGGTCTACACGATTATGGGGACTCTGTTTGTTGCCAACGTCTTCATGTTTTTCTTCATGATCTTCGCCGTCAAATACCTGGCGCGCTTGGCAACCATCCCACGTGGATTGTTAATGCCCGTTATTTTGGTATTCTGCATCATTGGTTCTTTTGCCCTGGCTACCCGCATGTTCGATGTGTGGACGATGCTGTTGTTTGGACTTCTTGGATTTGCCTTTGAGCGACTTCAAGTTCCGCTCGCACCCTTCGTTATTGGCTTCGTCCTTGCTCCGGTTGCCGAAGAAAATTTACTGACCGGGCTCATGGCATCCAATGGTAGTTATTTGCCATTGATCACGAGACCGGTTTCGCTGGTATTTGTCATTATATCAGTCTCACTTTTACTGGTTCCCATGTATAAACGTTTTCGACCAAAAATTGAAAACAAATCCCATAACTAG